A genomic window from Ideonella sp. WA131b includes:
- a CDS encoding RHS repeat-associated core domain-containing protein has product MTIVPNDANNRLTRWGGKTYSYDPNGNLLADGTHSYQWNERNQLTGLSAGATSLASFSYDSLGRRSAKTVAGATTGFVYDGDTFVQELLGASSNSAVKAQLLTGGVDETFLRIEGTSRHSFLADGNNNTVRLLDANQTKVVDYTYEPYGRTTADATNGNTQQYTGRENDNPGNAGGLYYYRARYYMPGCARFISEDPIGWASGQTNNYSYVGGNPISRIDPTGLADLYFNAATNRLTVVSAGGAEGSYPAFNNAASTSGGVWPEGRFSYERYNAHPTRSASSDTGTNFIGFTVPGRDFMGVHAGRQGKCDLANRCGAAHATLGCVRTTPEAMDAIRQLHLGGDPIRSLTVIRP; this is encoded by the coding sequence TTGACCATCGTGCCCAATGACGCCAACAACCGCCTGACCCGCTGGGGCGGCAAGACCTACAGCTACGACCCCAACGGCAACCTCCTGGCCGACGGCACCCACAGCTATCAGTGGAACGAACGCAACCAGCTCACCGGGCTGAGCGCCGGGGCCACGAGCCTGGCGAGTTTCAGCTACGACAGCCTGGGCAGGCGAAGCGCCAAGACCGTCGCCGGGGCGACCACCGGCTTCGTCTACGACGGCGACACCTTCGTGCAGGAACTGCTGGGCGCCAGCAGCAACAGCGCGGTGAAGGCCCAGCTCTTGACCGGCGGCGTCGACGAGACCTTTCTGCGCATCGAAGGCACCAGCCGACACAGCTTCCTGGCTGACGGCAACAACAACACCGTCAGGCTGCTGGACGCCAACCAGACCAAGGTGGTGGACTACACCTACGAGCCCTACGGCCGCACCACGGCCGACGCCACCAACGGCAACACCCAGCAGTACACCGGGCGGGAGAACGACAACCCGGGCAATGCAGGGGGGCTGTACTACTATCGCGCGCGGTACTACATGCCGGGGTGCGCGAGGTTCATCAGCGAGGATCCCATCGGGTGGGCGTCGGGGCAGACGAATAACTACAGCTATGTGGGTGGGAACCCGATTTCCCGCATTGATCCGACTGGACTCGCCGATCTTTACTTCAATGCGGCCACAAACAGACTAACCGTCGTCAGCGCGGGCGGCGCAGAAGGTTCCTATCCCGCCTTCAACAATGCAGCTTCGACTTCTGGAGGCGTTTGGCCCGAAGGGAGGTTTTCGTATGAACGCTACAACGCGCACCCAACTCGAAGCGCAAGCAGCGACACAGGTACTAACTTCATTGGCTTCACAGTCCCTGGGCGCGATTTCATGGGCGTCCACGCTGGCAGGCAGGGTAAGTGTGATCTCGCGAACCGCTGTGGCGCAGCGCACGCTACGTTGGGTTGCGTTCGCACGACCCCTGAAGCAATGGATGCAATTCGCCAGCTGCACCTCGGCGGCGATCCGATCCGTAGCCTGACGGTTATTCGGCCATGA
- a CDS encoding RHS repeat-associated core domain-containing protein, whose translation MTIVPNGANNRLTRWGGKTYSYDPNGNLLADGTHSYQWNERNQLTGLSAGATSLASFSYDSLGRRSAKTVAGATTGFVYDGDTFVQELLGASSNSAVKAQLLTGGIDETFLRIEGASRHSVLADGNNNTVRLLDANQTKVVDYTYEPYGRTTADATNGNTQQYTGRENDNPGNAGGLYYYRARYYMPGCARFISEDPIGWASGQTNNYGYVGGDPVSFTDPFGLAPSLCDHRAWHNLKQAEKVLALQGAGFVVATNVKMRYLSPDAEGWAVADYWARRPGTDLVIVGEIKTGDAQLSLRQRLHYRNGIIQSMSNKTVPLGVVKGGFVPGVFNGPDRFPGCSH comes from the coding sequence TTGACCATCGTGCCCAATGGCGCCAACAACCGCCTGACCCGCTGGGGCGGCAAGACCTACAGCTACGACCCCAACGGCAACCTCCTGGCCGACGGCACCCACAGCTACCAGTGGAACGAACGCAACCAGCTCACCGGGCTGAGCGCCGGGGCCACGAGCCTCGCGAGTTTCAGCTACGACAGCCTGGGCAGGCGAAGCGCCAAGACCGTCGCCGGGGCGACCACCGGCTTCGTCTACGACGGCGACACCTTCGTGCAGGAACTGCTGGGCGCCAGCAGCAACAGCGCGGTGAAGGCCCAGCTCTTGACCGGCGGCATCGACGAGACCTTTCTGCGCATCGAAGGCGCCAGCCGACACAGCGTCCTGGCTGACGGCAACAACAACACCGTCAGGCTGCTGGACGCCAACCAGACCAAGGTGGTGGACTACACCTACGAGCCCTACGGCCGCACCACGGCCGACGCCACCAACGGCAACACCCAGCAGTACACCGGGCGGGAGAACGACAACCCGGGCAATGCAGGAGGGCTGTACTACTATCGCGCGCGGTACTACATGCCGGGGTGCGCGAGGTTCATCAGCGAGGATCCCATCGGGTGGGCGTCGGGGCAGACGAATAACTATGGGTATGTGGGGGGGGATCCTGTTAGCTTCACCGATCCTTTTGGACTTGCGCCAAGTCTATGTGACCACCGGGCATGGCATAACCTAAAGCAAGCAGAGAAGGTGCTTGCCTTGCAGGGAGCAGGCTTCGTTGTGGCAACGAATGTAAAGATGAGATATTTGTCTCCGGATGCCGAAGGTTGGGCAGTTGCAGATTACTGGGCGAGAAGACCAGGGACAGACTTGGTCATTGTTGGGGAAATAAAAACAGGAGATGCACAGCTCAGTCTGCGACAGCGCCTGCATTACAGAAATGGTATAATTCAATCTATGAGTAACAAAACGGTTCCCCTGGGAGTTGTAAAAGGTGGTTTTGTTCCTGGAGTTTTCAATGGCCCGGATCGCTTCCCTGGGTGTTCTCACTGA
- a CDS encoding RHS repeat-associated core domain-containing protein — protein sequence MTLILYMPSSLRTRRMRAERPTSQPRCFCVLGSGSETINDGDTFVQELLGASSNSAVKAQLLTGGIDETLLRIEGTSRHSVLADGNTQQYTGRENDNPGNAGGLYCYRARYYMPGCARFISEDPIGWASGQTNNYGYVGGNPLSFSDPTGLQAYVGQTPPASIPGGSWTPQAGQPPGTFQGPKNPGGPRKMCMFVPDEANGGPKGAKEAYWKTQEPGQKGWQRYNLEGKPITPEEAHPGNPRIPLRLPFYLLICPLCDIMHSPPPVIGPA from the coding sequence ATGACGCTCATTCTCTACATGCCGTCTTCTCTACGGACCCGCCGAATGCGGGCTGAGCGACCGACGTCGCAACCGCGCTGCTTCTGCGTGCTTGGATCTGGCTCAGAGACGATCAATGACGGCGACACCTTCGTGCAGGAACTGCTGGGCGCCAGCAGCAACAGCGCGGTGAAGGCCCAGCTCTTGACCGGCGGCATCGACGAGACCTTGCTGCGCATCGAAGGCACCAGCCGACACAGCGTCCTGGCTGACGGCAACACCCAGCAGTACACCGGGCGGGAGAACGACAACCCGGGCAATGCAGGAGGGCTGTACTGCTATCGCGCGCGGTACTACATGCCGGGGTGCGCGAGGTTCATCAGCGAGGATCCCATCGGGTGGGCGTCGGGGCAGACGAATAACTATGGGTATGTGGGAGGGAATCCGCTGAGCTTTAGCGATCCAACGGGGTTGCAGGCGTATGTAGGGCAAACACCCCCCGCAAGCATTCCTGGAGGATCTTGGACACCTCAGGCGGGTCAACCACCTGGGACATTCCAAGGCCCCAAAAATCCAGGTGGTCCTCGTAAGATGTGTATGTTCGTGCCTGATGAAGCTAATGGCGGACCTAAAGGTGCGAAAGAAGCGTATTGGAAAACGCAGGAACCCGGACAAAAAGGTTGGCAGCGCTACAATTTGGAGGGTAAGCCAATTACCCCAGAAGAGGCACATCCCGGGAACCCAAGAATTCCATTGCGCCTACCTTTTTACTTGTTGATATGTCCACTATGCGACATCATGCATTCGCCTCCACCGGTAATTGGGCCTGCTTGA
- a CDS encoding tripartite tricarboxylate transporter substrate binding protein, with amino-acid sequence MQPRALSRRRLLQVGSAGAATLALTPLRAQAWPTKSVRLVVPFAPGGSSEIIARAAAAEMGKLLGQSVFVDNKPGGAGSVAMQEVARAEDQHTVILGHIGTLAVNPYIFDKLPYDADRDFKPVSLLAKVPSLYLVHPDLPAKTLPEFVALAKKQPGRLNYGSAGNGSAGHLAMEYLKKESGTFIIHVPYRGTGPMLTDLLAGRLEAASVGAAAVLQFVRSGKLRCIATGTPQRIAQLPDVPTVAEQGYKGFEMSQWYGLNVPASMPAAAIERLAQAAAKAMKEPATLERLAHDAAIAVGGTPREYAAFIAAEQKRWQPVIARAKIKPD; translated from the coding sequence ATGCAACCGAGAGCCCTGTCCCGCCGTCGCCTGCTGCAGGTTGGCAGCGCCGGTGCCGCCACCCTGGCCCTGACCCCGCTGCGGGCCCAGGCTTGGCCGACCAAGTCCGTCCGCCTGGTCGTGCCCTTCGCGCCGGGCGGCAGCTCGGAAATCATCGCCCGTGCCGCCGCCGCCGAGATGGGCAAGCTGCTGGGCCAGTCGGTGTTCGTCGACAACAAGCCCGGCGGCGCCGGCAGCGTGGCCATGCAGGAGGTGGCCCGGGCGGAAGACCAGCACACGGTCATCCTGGGCCACATCGGCACATTGGCCGTCAACCCCTACATCTTCGACAAACTGCCCTACGACGCCGACCGCGACTTCAAGCCCGTGTCGCTGCTGGCCAAGGTGCCGAGCCTCTACCTCGTGCACCCTGACCTGCCGGCGAAGACGCTGCCGGAGTTCGTGGCACTGGCCAAAAAGCAGCCGGGCCGGCTGAACTACGGATCGGCGGGCAACGGCAGCGCCGGCCACCTGGCGATGGAGTACCTGAAGAAGGAAAGCGGCACCTTCATCATCCACGTGCCCTACCGGGGCACGGGGCCGATGCTCACCGATCTGCTCGCCGGCCGTCTGGAGGCCGCCTCGGTGGGCGCGGCGGCCGTGCTGCAGTTCGTGCGCTCCGGCAAGCTGCGCTGCATCGCCACCGGCACGCCGCAGCGCATCGCGCAGCTGCCCGACGTGCCCACGGTGGCCGAGCAGGGCTACAAGGGTTTCGAGATGTCGCAGTGGTACGGTCTGAACGTGCCGGCCTCGATGCCGGCCGCCGCGATCGAGCGGCTGGCCCAGGCCGCCGCCAAGGCGATGAAGGAACCGGCCACGCTGGAACGCCTGGCGCACGACGCGGCCATCGCGGTGGGCGGCACGCCGAGGGAATACGCGGCCTTCATCGCCGCCGAGCAGAAACGCTGGCAGCCGGTGATCGCGCGGGCGAAGATCAAGCCCGACTGA